One part of the Rutidosis leptorrhynchoides isolate AG116_Rl617_1_P2 chromosome 1, CSIRO_AGI_Rlap_v1, whole genome shotgun sequence genome encodes these proteins:
- the LOC139886587 gene encoding glutathione S-transferase F9-like, producing MVVKVYGPAYASPKRVLLCLIEKEIEFDLIHVNLLAGENQNPEFLKLQPFGSLPVIQDGDYTLFESRAIIRYYAEKYKSQGTDLLGKTIEDQGLVNQWLEVESQNYHPPLNNLVLHLMFSPKFGIIRDEQLINQSEEKLGKVLDIYEDRLSKSKYLAGDFFSLADLSHIPFTNYLVNVIGKDHMIKDRKHVSAWWDDISCRPSWLKVLEICKDYNPLA from the exons ATGGTGGTGAAAGTGTACGGACCGGCTTACGCATCGCCGAAACGAGTTTTGCTTTGTCTTATTGAGAAAGAAATCGAATTCGACCTGATTCATGTCAATCTCCTCGCCGGCGAGAATCAAAATCCCGAGTTCCTGAAACTGCAG CCTTTTGGATCGCTTCCCGTAATTCAAGATGGTGACTACACTCTATTCG AATCAAGAGCCATCATCCGCTACTATGCTGAAAAGTACAAATCGCAAGGAACCGACTTACTAGGAAAGACAATCGAGGATCAAGGTCTAGTGAACCAATGGCTAGAAGTTGAGTCACAAAACTATCACCCACCTCTTAACAATCTCGTGCTACATCTTATGTTCAGCCCAAAATTTGGGATAATAAGAGACGAGCAACTAATCAATCAAAGTGAAGAGAAGCTCGGGAAAGTTTTGGACATTTACGAGGACCGACTATCAAAAAGCAAGTATTTAGCTGGTGATTTCTTTAGCCTTGCAGACCTTAGTCATATTCCTTTTACAAACTACTTGGTTAATGTTATTGGGAAGGATCATATGATCAAGGATAGGAAACATGTTAGTGCTTGGTGGGATGATATTAGTTGCAGGCCTTCTTGGTTGAAGGTCCTTGAAATCTGCAAGGATTACAACCCTCTAGCTTAG